A genomic window from Helicobacter pylori includes:
- the pseI gene encoding pseudaminic acid synthase — protein MLQRPKIVAELSANHNQDLNLAKESLHAIKESGADFVKLQTYTPSCMTLDSKEDPFIIQGTLWDKENLYALYQKASTPLEWHAELFELAKKLDLGIFSSPFSSQALELLESLNCPMYKIASFEIVDLDLIEKAARTKKPVILSSGIATHAELQDAINLCKEVDNFDITLLKCVSAYPSQLEDANLLSMVKLGEKFGVKFGLSDHTIGSLCPILATTLGASMIEKHFILNKSLQTPDSAFSMDFNEFKSMVKAIQQSVLALGEEEPKINPKTLEKQRFFARSLFVVKDIQKGEALTSDNIKALRPNLGLHPKFYKEILGQKASKFLKANTPLNADSIERSL, from the coding sequence ATGTTGCAACGCCCTAAAATTGTCGCTGAATTGAGCGCTAATCATAACCAAGATTTAAACCTCGCTAAAGAAAGCCTTCATGCCATTAAGGAAAGCGGCGCGGATTTTGTCAAGCTCCAAACCTACACGCCAAGCTGCATGACTTTAGATTCCAAAGAAGATCCTTTCATCATTCAAGGCACTTTGTGGGATAAAGAAAATTTGTATGCGTTGTATCAAAAGGCTTCAACCCCCCTAGAGTGGCATGCGGAATTGTTTGAGTTGGCTAAAAAGCTTGATTTAGGCATTTTTAGCTCGCCTTTTAGCTCACAAGCTTTAGAGCTTTTAGAGAGTCTAAATTGCCCCATGTATAAAATCGCTAGTTTTGAAATCGTTGATTTAGATTTGATTGAAAAGGCTGCTCGCACAAAAAAGCCCGTTATCCTTTCTAGCGGTATCGCTACGCATGCTGAATTGCAAGACGCTATCAATTTATGCAAAGAAGTGGATAATTTTGACATCACCCTTTTAAAATGCGTGAGCGCTTATCCCAGCCAATTAGAAGACGCTAATTTGTTGAGCATGGTTAAATTGGGTGAAAAGTTTGGCGTCAAATTTGGCTTGAGCGATCACACGATCGGCTCTCTTTGTCCCATTTTAGCCACCACTTTGGGAGCGAGCATGATAGAAAAGCATTTCATTTTAAACAAATCCTTACAAACCCCAGACAGTGCTTTTAGCATGGATTTTAACGAATTTAAAAGCATGGTTAAAGCTATCCAACAAAGCGTTTTGGCTTTAGGCGAAGAAGAGCCCAAAATCAACCCGAAGACTTTAGAGAAGCAAAGATTTTTCGCCCGCTCTTTATTTGTCGTTAAGGATATTCAAAAAGGCGAGGCATTGACTAGCGATAATATCAAAGCCTTACGCCCCAACCTTGGTCTACACCCTAAATTTTATAAAGAAATTTTAGGCCAAAAAGCATCAAAATTCTTGAAAGCCAACACCCCTTTAAACGCTGATAGCATAGAACGATCGTTGTAG
- the efp gene encoding elongation factor P, which yields MAIGMSELKKGLKIELGGVPYRIVEYQHVKPGKGAAFVRAKIKSFLDGKVIEKTFHAGDKCEEPNLVEKTMQYLYHDGDTYQFMDIESYEQIALNDSQVGEASKWMLDGMQVQVLLHNDKAISVDVPQVVALKIVETAPNFKGDTSSASKKPATLETGAVVQVPFHVLEGEVIKVNTETEEYLEKVK from the coding sequence ATGGCAATTGGGATGAGTGAGCTTAAAAAGGGCTTAAAAATTGAATTAGGCGGTGTGCCTTATAGGATCGTAGAATACCAGCATGTCAAGCCCGGCAAGGGTGCGGCTTTTGTGCGTGCGAAAATCAAGTCGTTTTTAGATGGTAAAGTGATTGAGAAAACTTTCCATGCGGGGGATAAGTGCGAAGAGCCTAACCTTGTGGAAAAAACGATGCAATACCTTTATCATGATGGCGATACATATCAATTCATGGATATAGAGAGCTATGAGCAAATCGCTTTAAACGACTCTCAAGTGGGCGAAGCTTCTAAATGGATGTTAGATGGCATGCAAGTGCAGGTTTTGTTGCATAATGATAAGGCGATTTCAGTGGATGTGCCTCAAGTTGTGGCTTTGAAGATTGTAGAAACGGCCCCTAATTTTAAGGGCGACACTTCAAGCGCGAGCAAAAAACCAGCGACTTTAGAAACCGGTGCGGTCGTGCAAGTGCCTTTCCATGTTTTAGAGGGTGAGGTGATTAAAGTCAATACGGAAACAGAAGAGTATCTTGAAAAAGTGAAATAG
- a CDS encoding ABC transporter ATP-binding protein, producing MIKAVNISHAFEKPLYSGVNLHIKPKESLAILGVSGSGKSTLLSHLATMLKPNSGTISLLEHQDIYALNPKKLLELRRLKVGIVFQAHYLFKGFSALENLQVASIIAKQEIDHSILEKLGIAHTLNQGVGELSGGQQQRLSVARVLSKKPQIIIADEPTGNLDTTSANQVISMLQNYITEEEGALVLATHDEHLAFTCSQVYRLEKEVLIKEK from the coding sequence ATGATTAAAGCCGTTAATATTTCTCATGCCTTTGAAAAGCCCCTTTATAGTGGCGTGAATTTACACATTAAACCCAAAGAAAGCCTAGCGATTTTAGGCGTGAGCGGGAGCGGGAAAAGCACGCTTTTAAGCCATTTAGCCACCATGCTAAAACCAAATAGCGGGACGATTAGTTTGTTAGAACACCAGGATATTTACGCTTTAAATCCCAAAAAGCTTTTGGAATTACGGCGCTTAAAAGTGGGCATCGTCTTTCAAGCGCATTATCTTTTCAAGGGTTTTAGCGCTTTAGAAAACTTGCAAGTCGCTTCAATCATCGCCAAGCAAGAAATAGATCATTCCATCTTAGAAAAATTAGGCATAGCCCACACCCTAAATCAAGGCGTGGGCGAATTGAGCGGCGGCCAGCAACAACGCTTGAGCGTCGCCAGAGTGCTTTCTAAAAAACCCCAAATCATTATCGCTGATGAACCCACTGGGAATTTAGACACCACTAGCGCTAATCAAGTCATTAGCATGCTGCAAAATTACATTACAGAAGAAGAGGGGGCGTTAGTTTTGGCCACGCATGATGAACATTTGGCTTTCACTTGCTCTCAAGTCTATCGCTTAGAAAAAGAAGTTTTGATTAAGGAAAAATAA
- the cbf2 gene encoding peptidylprolyl isomerase CBF2, translating to MKKNILNLALVGALSASFLMAKPAHNANATHNTKKTTDASAGVLATVDGRPITKSDFDMIKQRNPNFDFDKLKEKEKEALIEQAIRTALVENEAKAEKLDQTPEFKAMMEAVKKQALVEFWAKKQAEEVKKIQIPEKEMQDFYNANKDQLFVKQEAHARHILVKTEDEAKRIISEIDKQPKTKKEAKFIELANRDTIDPNSKNAQNGGDLGKFQKNQMAPDFSKAAFALTPGNYTKTPVKTEFGYHIIYLISKDSPVTYTYEQAKPTIKGMLQEKLFQERMNQRIEELRKHAKIVINNK from the coding sequence ATGAAAAAAAATATCTTAAATTTAGCGTTAGTGGGTGCGTTGAGTGCATCGTTTTTGATGGCTAAGCCAGCTCATAATGCGAACGCTACGCATAACACGAAGAAAACGACCGACGCTTCAGCAGGCGTGTTAGCGACAGTGGATGGCAGGCCCATTACCAAAAGCGATTTTGATATGATCAAGCAACGAAACCCCAATTTTGATTTTGACAAGCTTAAAGAGAAAGAAAAAGAAGCCTTGATTGAGCAGGCTATTCGCACCGCACTTGTAGAAAATGAAGCTAAGGCAGAAAAGTTGGATCAAACTCCAGAATTTAAGGCGATGATGGAAGCGGTTAAAAAACAGGCTTTAGTGGAATTTTGGGCTAAAAAACAAGCCGAAGAAGTGAAAAAAATCCAAATCCCCGAAAAAGAAATGCAAGATTTTTATAACGCTAATAAAGATCAACTTTTTGTCAAACAAGAAGCGCATGCCAGGCATATTTTAGTGAAAACCGAAGATGAGGCTAAAAGGATCATTTCTGAAATTGACAAACAGCCAAAGACTAAAAAAGAAGCCAAATTCATTGAGTTAGCCAATCGTGATACCATCGATCCTAACAGCAAAAACGCGCAAAATGGCGGTGATTTAGGGAAATTCCAAAAAAACCAAATGGCTCCGGATTTTTCTAAAGCCGCTTTCGCTTTAACTCCTGGGAATTACACTAAAACCCCTGTTAAAACGGAGTTTGGCTATCATATTATCTATTTGATTTCTAAAGATAGCCCTGTAACTTACACTTATGAGCAAGCTAAACCCACCATTAAGGGGATGTTGCAAGAAAAGCTTTTCCAAGAACGCATGAATCAAAGAATTGAGGAATTGAGGAAACACGCTAAAATTGTTATCAACAATAAATGA
- a CDS encoding apolipoprotein N-acyltransferase, whose translation MRLILFHQNAFLLACVFVSSVYANVFLDAFAIENPYIPIILTSLLAPLSMLAFLKTPKNSAFALGFFVGALLFYWCALSFRYSDFTYLLPLIVILIALVYGVLFYWLLYFENPYFRLLSFLSLSFIHPFGFDWLVPDSFFSYSVFRLDQLSLGLVFLACIFLSAKPFKKYRIIGVLLLLGALDFNFFKTSGLNKVGNIELVSTRTPQDLKFDSSYLNNIENNILKEIKLAQNKKKTLIVFPETAYPIALENSPFKAKLEDLSGNISILIGTLRTQGYDLYNSSFLFSKESVQVADKVILAPFGETMPLPEFLQKPLEKLFFGESAYLYRNASNFSDFALDGFTFRPLICYEGTSKSAYLNSPSKIFVIMSNNAWFSPSIEPTLQRMLLKYYARRYNKTILHSTNFSPSYILSPSLLGDILFRK comes from the coding sequence ATGCGTCTTATTCTGTTCCATCAAAACGCTTTTTTATTAGCATGCGTGTTTGTTTCAAGCGTGTATGCGAATGTTTTTTTAGACGCTTTTGCTATTGAAAACCCCTATATCCCTATCATACTCACAAGCTTATTAGCCCCTTTAAGCATGCTGGCGTTTTTAAAAACCCCTAAAAACAGTGCTTTTGCTTTGGGGTTTTTTGTGGGGGCGTTGTTGTTTTATTGGTGCGCTTTAAGTTTTCGCTATTCTGATTTCACTTATTTATTGCCTTTAATCGTTATTTTAATAGCGTTAGTTTATGGGGTTTTATTTTATTGGTTGCTCTATTTTGAAAACCCCTATTTCAGGCTTTTAAGTTTTTTAAGCCTTAGTTTTATCCACCCTTTTGGATTTGATTGGTTAGTCCCGGACAGCTTTTTTTCTTACAGCGTGTTTAGATTAGATCAATTATCGCTAGGGCTTGTTTTTTTGGCTTGCATTTTTTTGAGCGCGAAACCATTTAAAAAATACAGAATTATAGGGGTTTTATTGTTGCTTGGCGCGTTGGATTTTAATTTCTTTAAAACAAGCGGTTTAAACAAGGTTGGAAACATTGAATTAGTCTCTACAAGAACGCCCCAAGATCTGAAATTTGACTCAAGCTACCTTAATAACATTGAAAACAACATCCTTAAAGAAATCAAGCTCGCTCAAAATAAGAAAAAAACCTTAATCGTCTTTCCAGAGACCGCCTACCCTATTGCTTTAGAAAACTCCCCTTTTAAAGCCAAACTAGAAGATTTAAGCGGTAATATTTCCATTTTAATAGGGACATTGCGCACTCAAGGCTATGATCTCTACAACAGCTCGTTTTTATTTTCTAAAGAAAGCGTTCAAGTCGCTGATAAGGTGATCTTAGCCCCCTTTGGCGAAACCATGCCCTTACCAGAATTTCTTCAAAAACCCCTTGAAAAACTCTTTTTTGGCGAAAGCGCTTATTTATACCGCAACGCTTCTAATTTTAGCGATTTTGCATTAGATGGTTTTACTTTCCGCCCCCTGATTTGCTATGAAGGCACTTCCAAATCCGCTTACTTGAACAGCCCTTCAAAAATTTTTGTAATAATGAGCAATAACGCATGGTTTAGCCCAAGCATTGAACCCACCTTGCAAAGAATGCTTTTAAAATACTATGCAAGGCGTTATAATAAAACCATCTTGCACAGCACGAATTTTTCACCTTCTTACATTTTAAGCCCTAGTTTATTGGGCGATATTCTTTTTAGGAAATGA
- a CDS encoding class II fructose-bisphosphate aldolase, which produces MLVKGNEILLKAHKEGYGVGAFNFVNFEMLNAIFEAGNEENSPLFIQASEGAIKYMGIDMAVGMVKIMCERYPHIPVALHLDHGTTFESCEKAVKAGFTSVMIDASHHAFEENLELTSKVVKMAHNAGVSVEAELGRLMGIEDNISVDEKDAVLVNPKEAEQFVKESQVDYLAPAIGTSHGAFKFKGEPKLDFERLQEVKRLTNIPLVLHGASAIPDNVRKSYLDAGGDLKGSKGVPFEFLQESVKGGINKVNTDTDLRIAFIAEVRKVANEDKSQFDLRKFFAPAQLALKNVVKERMKLLGSANKI; this is translated from the coding sequence ATGCTAGTTAAAGGTAATGAAATTTTATTGAAAGCCCATAAGGAAGGTTATGGGGTAGGGGCGTTTAACTTTGTGAATTTTGAAATGCTAAACGCTATTTTTGAAGCAGGAAATGAAGAAAATTCCCCGCTTTTCATTCAAGCGAGTGAAGGGGCGATCAAATACATGGGAATTGATATGGCAGTGGGCATGGTGAAAATCATGTGCGAACGCTACCCTCACATTCCTGTAGCTTTACACCTAGATCATGGCACGACTTTTGAAAGTTGTGAAAAAGCCGTGAAAGCGGGTTTCACTTCGGTGATGATTGATGCGTCTCACCATGCTTTTGAAGAAAATTTGGAATTGACTTCTAAAGTGGTCAAAATGGCGCATAACGCTGGAGTGAGCGTAGAAGCGGAGTTAGGGCGTTTGATGGGGATTGAAGACAATATTTCAGTAGATGAAAAAGACGCCGTGTTGGTGAATCCTAAAGAAGCGGAGCAGTTTGTCAAGGAATCTCAAGTGGATTATTTAGCCCCAGCCATTGGGACAAGCCATGGAGCGTTTAAGTTTAAGGGTGAGCCAAAATTGGATTTTGAGCGTTTGCAAGAGGTTAAAAGGCTTACGAATATCCCTTTGGTTTTGCATGGAGCGAGCGCGATACCGGACAATGTGAGAAAATCTTATTTGGACGCTGGAGGCGATTTGAAAGGCTCTAAAGGCGTGCCTTTTGAATTTTTACAAGAATCCGTAAAAGGGGGGATCAATAAGGTCAATACCGACACGGATTTAAGGATCGCTTTCATTGCAGAAGTGCGTAAGGTGGCTAATGAAGATAAGAGCCAATTTGATTTGAGGAAGTTTTTCGCTCCGGCTCAATTGGCGCTTAAAAATGTGGTCAAAGAGCGCATGAAACTTTTGGGCAGTGCCAATAAAATTTAA